The following proteins are encoded in a genomic region of Palaemon carinicauda isolate YSFRI2023 chromosome 19, ASM3689809v2, whole genome shotgun sequence:
- the LOC137659077 gene encoding zinc finger BED domain-containing protein 5-like: MGLKSGFQSRVKKLAPQAKGIHCMIHQYALASKTLPASLQEVLESVIKIVNYIKTKALNTRLFKELCTDMNADHEVLLFYTAVLWLSKGNVINSVFENKDEIKLFLETQERKDLVVHFEDKAWNKRVAYLADIFDQLNKLSLKLQGRETHVLLFQDSLRAFVSKLQNWRRKTNLGNIAMFEKLCGVMDKSHIQLDQFLKDEITEHHQSLEKEVERYFPELSQEQEALVKNPFCTELDVSSIPDEIQDEYLNLRNDSSARDLFKVKSVTQFWCGMYQSYSKISMIALRVLVPFASTYLCEAGFSTLVNMKTKNRNRLELDVGDDMRLALTNIRPRISKLAAEMQHQASH, from the coding sequence ATGGGATTGAAATCAGGATTCCAATCGAGAGTGAAGAAGCTAGCACCTCAAGCAAAGGGCATCCACTGCATGATTCACCAATATGCTCTCGCCAGTAAGACTCTCCCTGCTTCTCTGCAGGAAGTGCTTGAATCTGTAatcaaaattgtaaattatatcaagACTAAAGCACTCAACACTCGCCTATTCAAAGAACTATGCACAGACATGAATGCTGACCACGAAGTCCTTCTCTTCTACACAGCAGTACTTTGGTTGTCGAAAGGAAACGTTATTAATAGTGTCtttgaaaataaagatgaaataaagCTATTCCTGGAGACTCAAGAAAGGAAAGATCTTGTTGTCCACTTCGAAGATAAAGCATGGAATAAAAGGGTTGCGTACCTAGCCGACATTTTTGACCAGCTGAACAAGCTCAGTTTGAAGCTTCAAGGAAGGGAAACACATGTCCTCCTTTTTCAAGATAGTCTTCGGGCCTTTGTTTCCAAACTGCAAAACTGGCGTCGGAAAACCAATCTTGGAAACATCGCGATGTTTGAAAAACTTTGTGGAGTGATGGATAAGTCTCACATCCAACTGGATCAGTTCCTCAAGGATGAGATTACCGAACATCATCAGTCTCTAGAAAAGGAAGTTGAGCGTTACTTCCCTGAGCTTTCACAGGAACAGGAGGCTCTGGTAAAGAACCCATTTTGTACTGAACTTGATGTATCCAGCATCCCAGATGAAATCCAAGATGAATATCTGAATCTAAGGAACGACTCTTCAGCTCGTGATCTCTTCAAGGTGAAATCCGTGACTCAGTTCTGGTGCGGTATGTATCAGTCATACTCCAAAATCAGCATGATAGCTTTACGTGTCCTTGTTCCATTTGCTTCTACCTACTTGTGTGAAGCAGGATTTTCCACTCTTGtcaatatgaaaacaaagaatAGGAACAGATTGGAATTGGATGTTGGAGATGACATGAGACTGGCTCTAACAAACATTCGGCCACGAATTTCAAAGCTTGCTGCTGAAATGCAACATCAGGCATCCCACTAG